In Holophagales bacterium, one DNA window encodes the following:
- the rimO gene encoding 30S ribosomal protein S12 methylthiotransferase RimO, with amino-acid sequence MSNLPKPRVGLISLGCAKNLVDSEIMLGELRRQGHEIVADLADAETVIVNTCAFVEDAKRESIDTILEVAGRKGQGVGRLLVAGCMVNRYGQDLAREIPEIDGFVGLDQLREVGSVVQLGGGPPPPSPSHLVFDHTAPRVLTTRGHAYLKVAEGCDNPCTFCAIPLWRGRFRSRTVESLVAEARQLEEQGIAELCLIAQDTTRYGEDLGMGRHGLLRLVEALLAGTSIPWIRFLYAYPTTLDEDLLRLMGQEERFCSYVDMPLQHSHPEMLSAMRRGGSAERYQRLLDRARELVPDVFLRSTFIVGFPGEREEHFSHLLDFVRRAQLDHVGAFAYSPEEGTPSAELAARVPRHVARRRHRQLLEAQRPISLGRRQALVGQRLRVLLEGVCEESEHLLQARHHGMAPEIDGRILINDGFDGLDGTGAGRFVEVEVTDAYPSDLVARVVSMAPAEGRRSVSEAATPIVETLPCR; translated from the coding sequence ATGTCGAACCTTCCCAAGCCGCGCGTCGGCTTGATCAGCCTGGGTTGCGCCAAGAACCTCGTCGACAGCGAGATCATGCTCGGCGAGCTGCGCCGCCAGGGTCACGAGATCGTCGCGGACCTCGCCGACGCCGAGACGGTGATCGTCAATACTTGCGCCTTCGTCGAGGACGCCAAGCGGGAGTCCATCGACACGATCCTCGAGGTCGCAGGCCGCAAGGGGCAGGGGGTGGGACGCCTGCTCGTCGCCGGATGCATGGTCAACCGTTACGGGCAGGACCTCGCGCGGGAGATCCCCGAGATCGACGGCTTCGTCGGCCTCGACCAGCTCCGCGAGGTGGGCTCGGTCGTCCAGCTCGGCGGCGGGCCGCCACCGCCGTCACCGTCGCATCTGGTCTTCGACCACACGGCTCCTCGCGTTCTGACGACTCGTGGTCATGCCTACCTCAAGGTGGCCGAAGGCTGCGACAACCCGTGCACGTTCTGTGCGATTCCGCTCTGGCGTGGACGCTTCCGCTCGCGCACGGTCGAGAGCCTGGTCGCCGAAGCGCGTCAGCTCGAAGAGCAGGGGATCGCCGAGCTCTGCCTCATCGCGCAGGACACGACGCGCTACGGTGAAGATCTGGGGATGGGACGGCACGGCCTGCTGCGCCTCGTCGAGGCCCTGCTCGCCGGGACGTCGATCCCCTGGATCCGCTTCCTCTATGCCTACCCGACGACGCTGGACGAGGACTTGCTGCGGCTGATGGGGCAGGAGGAGCGCTTCTGCTCCTACGTCGACATGCCGTTGCAACACAGTCATCCCGAGATGCTCTCGGCGATGCGCCGGGGCGGCAGCGCGGAGCGCTATCAGCGGCTGCTCGATCGCGCTCGCGAGCTGGTGCCGGACGTCTTCCTGCGCTCGACGTTCATCGTCGGGTTCCCGGGCGAACGCGAAGAGCATTTCTCGCACCTGCTCGACTTCGTGCGGCGAGCTCAGCTCGACCACGTGGGAGCGTTCGCCTACAGTCCGGAAGAGGGGACTCCCTCTGCCGAGCTCGCGGCGCGGGTGCCGCGGCATGTCGCGCGGCGCCGGCACCGGCAGCTTCTCGAAGCGCAGCGGCCGATCTCCCTTGGCCGGCGGCAGGCGCTCGTCGGGCAGCGGCTGCGCGTCCTGCTGGAGGGCGTTTGCGAGGAGAGCGAGCACCTGCTCCAGGCGCGTCACCATGGCATGGCTCCCGAGATCGACGGACGGATCTTGATCAACGACGGTTTCGACGGCCTCGACGGCACGGGAGCCGGGAGGTTCGTCGAGGTCGAGGTCACCGACGCCTACCCGTCCGATCTGGTGGCGCGGGTCGTCTCGATGGCGCCGGCCGAGGGGCGTCGCAGCGTGAGCGAGGCGGCGACGCCGATCGTGGAGACCCTGCCATGCAGGTAG
- a CDS encoding bifunctional riboflavin kinase/FAD synthetase: MQVVLDAFRATDLPHGGVVTIGNYDGIHLGQRQVLERVVARARTLGVPAVVVSFQPHPVAILRPDEAPPALTTAAQRERLLDEIGVDVVLTIRFTRDFAALSAEEFVRGFLVGRLAAREVYVGSRFGFGRGREGDLALLTRMGAELGFTAVGVEELTQRGEAVSATRIRRAIGEGRVEDAAAMLGRPYAITGVIVRGDRMGKRLGWPTVNVAADHELLPADGVYCTRVHFPSFPATFDCATNIGSRPTVYENFQRVVEGHILDFSSDVYGERVELAFHRRLREERIFPSVMDLSQQIRRDVDATRQYFAARRRAEEEKAAPAELG, from the coding sequence ATGCAGGTAGTCCTCGACGCGTTCCGCGCTACCGACCTCCCGCACGGCGGCGTGGTCACCATCGGGAACTACGACGGCATCCACCTCGGGCAGCGGCAGGTTCTCGAGCGCGTCGTCGCGCGGGCGCGGACCCTCGGGGTGCCGGCGGTGGTGGTGAGCTTCCAACCGCATCCGGTGGCGATCCTGCGGCCGGACGAGGCGCCGCCGGCGCTGACCACGGCCGCGCAGCGCGAGCGGTTGCTCGACGAAATCGGCGTCGATGTGGTGCTGACGATCCGTTTCACCCGGGATTTCGCGGCCCTTTCGGCCGAGGAGTTCGTGCGCGGGTTCCTCGTCGGGCGGCTCGCCGCCCGGGAGGTCTACGTCGGCTCGCGATTCGGATTCGGCCGCGGCCGGGAGGGAGATCTCGCCCTGCTCACCCGGATGGGAGCCGAGCTCGGGTTCACGGCCGTAGGGGTCGAAGAGCTGACCCAGCGCGGCGAGGCCGTCTCGGCGACGCGAATCCGCCGCGCGATCGGCGAAGGGCGTGTCGAGGATGCGGCCGCAATGCTCGGTCGACCCTATGCGATCACCGGCGTGATCGTGCGCGGCGACCGGATGGGCAAGCGGCTGGGCTGGCCGACGGTCAATGTCGCGGCCGACCACGAGCTGCTGCCGGCCGACGGGGTCTACTGCACGCGCGTCCACTTCCCGAGCTTCCCGGCAACCTTCGACTGCGCGACGAACATCGGCAGTCGGCCGACGGTATACGAGAACTTCCAGCGCGTCGTCGAGGGGCATATTCTCGACTTCTCGAGCGACGTCTATGGCGAGCGGGTGGAGCTCGCCTTCCACCGTCGCCTGCGTGAGGAGCGCATCTTCCCGTCGGTCATGGACCTGTCGCAGCAGATCCGGCGAGACGTCGACGCCACCCGTCAGTACTTCGCGGCGCGACGGCGTGCGGAAGAAGAGAAAGCGGCCCCGGCGGAGCTGGGCTAG
- the trxA gene encoding thioredoxin — MASDKIVSVNETNFSQDVLASDVPVLVDFWAPWCGPCRTVAPVLDELAEELAGKVRIAKVNVDDSQGLAVQFRISSIPSFILFKNGQVADRMLGAMPKAQFEAFLERNIS, encoded by the coding sequence ATGGCCAGCGACAAAATCGTCAGCGTCAACGAGACCAACTTCAGCCAGGACGTCCTGGCGTCCGATGTCCCGGTCCTGGTGGACTTCTGGGCGCCCTGGTGCGGGCCGTGTCGGACGGTAGCGCCGGTTCTCGACGAGCTCGCCGAGGAGCTCGCCGGGAAAGTGCGTATCGCCAAGGTGAACGTCGACGACAGCCAGGGGCTGGCGGTGCAGTTCCGCATCTCGAGCATTCCGTCGTTCATCCTGTTCAAGAACGGGCAGGTCGCCGACCGGATGCTGGGAGCGATGCCGAAGGCGCAGTTCGAAGCGTTCCTCGAGCGCAACATCTCCTGA
- a CDS encoding aminopeptidase P family protein: protein MSELERTAILPGLDELLAEQGCVALLVLARSAADPDLARFARGSHLGKSFVLVPAGGEPWLGTFTPMEREEAARTGLAQLTPERLEIARFAVERPDPGQLLAAVVERAFAETGLEPGRIALAGHPAVGEAVEALQLLAAKGWSFAAGNPLLRRIRQRKLDWEVAEARRATAGTCAAMRHVAAMLVGSVPRVGELWFQGERLTIARLKQAIAVELARHGLEQPEGNLVAPGEEGAVPHNTGTPSRVLRPGETLIVDLFPKSLLFADCTRTFCVGGAPPAVAEGFVAVREALALAHRQARPGQRGWDLQQAVCDHFSARGYPTPISTPGTLRGYVHGLGHGVGFELHEYPAMSKQAGPEGVLAEGDLLTLEPGLYEPGEPDSEYGWAIRLEDHVRIGAEANENLTPLPYDLDPRAWVG, encoded by the coding sequence ATGAGCGAGCTCGAGCGGACGGCGATCCTCCCGGGACTCGACGAGCTGCTCGCCGAGCAGGGTTGTGTCGCTCTCCTGGTGCTGGCGCGTTCGGCGGCCGATCCGGACTTGGCGCGTTTCGCCCGTGGATCCCACCTCGGAAAGAGCTTCGTCCTCGTCCCCGCCGGCGGCGAGCCATGGCTGGGGACGTTCACGCCGATGGAGCGCGAAGAGGCCGCGCGAACCGGCCTCGCCCAGCTCACTCCCGAGCGACTCGAGATCGCGAGGTTCGCGGTCGAGCGGCCCGATCCGGGGCAGCTCCTTGCTGCTGTCGTCGAGCGGGCCTTCGCCGAAACCGGCCTGGAGCCGGGACGGATCGCGCTCGCCGGCCATCCGGCCGTCGGCGAGGCGGTGGAGGCGCTCCAGTTGCTCGCAGCGAAGGGATGGAGCTTCGCGGCTGGCAATCCGCTGTTGCGCCGGATTCGCCAGCGCAAGCTCGACTGGGAGGTCGCGGAGGCTCGCCGCGCCACGGCGGGCACCTGCGCGGCGATGCGTCATGTGGCGGCGATGCTCGTCGGCTCGGTGCCGCGGGTCGGAGAGCTCTGGTTCCAAGGTGAGCGACTGACGATCGCGCGATTGAAGCAGGCGATCGCTGTCGAGCTCGCGCGTCACGGCCTCGAGCAGCCGGAAGGGAATCTCGTCGCTCCCGGGGAAGAGGGCGCCGTGCCCCACAACACCGGGACGCCGAGCCGGGTGCTCCGCCCGGGCGAGACGCTGATCGTCGACCTCTTCCCGAAGAGCCTGTTGTTTGCCGACTGCACACGCACCTTCTGCGTCGGCGGTGCTCCGCCGGCGGTGGCGGAGGGCTTCGTCGCGGTGCGCGAAGCGCTGGCTCTGGCCCATCGCCAGGCGAGGCCCGGGCAGCGCGGGTGGGACCTGCAGCAGGCGGTTTGCGATCACTTCTCCGCGCGGGGCTATCCCACGCCGATCTCGACGCCGGGGACGCTGCGAGGCTACGTGCACGGCCTCGGACACGGTGTCGGCTTCGAGCTCCACGAGTACCCGGCGATGAGCAAGCAGGCCGGGCCGGAAGGCGTGCTGGCCGAGGGCGACCTGCTCACTCTCGAACCGGGCCTGTACGAGCCGGGAGAACCGGATTCGGAGTACGGCTGGGCGATCCGTCTGGAAGATCACGTACGGATCGGTGCGGAGGCCAACGAAAATCTCACGCCCCTTCCCTACGACCTCGACCCGCGGGCGTGGGTCGGCTAG
- a CDS encoding tetratricopeptide repeat protein: MRPAMLVVASAALAVALVVTPPLRAQAEETHAGNVESPQAARAALASFDKAVKAFNGKDYEKARKELGICLSHQPNNSDAHLLLAKTLYAVKDYAAALTEVELAKSTFDAGQAQAQVREESRRTELQRRRRAQDEQIREINMSLSRPVSDEERRLLMASLSQAEQARDELDRQIFQPPTIPGGVPAEYHFFHGNVLLRLQRVDDAVAQYREALKVKPNYPDAANNLAALYFAAKVPKLALEVIEQAEAQGVKVNPELKKAVLEAVKP; encoded by the coding sequence ATGCGTCCAGCGATGCTCGTCGTCGCCTCGGCGGCTCTTGCCGTCGCCCTCGTCGTCACCCCGCCCCTGCGTGCGCAGGCGGAAGAGACGCATGCGGGCAATGTCGAGTCGCCCCAGGCGGCACGTGCCGCTCTCGCGAGCTTCGACAAGGCCGTCAAGGCGTTCAACGGCAAGGACTACGAGAAGGCACGCAAAGAGCTGGGGATCTGCCTGAGTCACCAGCCGAACAACAGCGATGCGCACCTGCTCCTCGCCAAGACGCTCTACGCCGTCAAGGACTACGCCGCGGCGCTCACCGAAGTCGAGCTTGCCAAGTCGACCTTCGATGCCGGGCAGGCTCAGGCCCAGGTGCGGGAGGAGAGTCGGCGCACCGAGCTGCAGCGTCGTCGCCGAGCGCAGGACGAGCAGATCCGGGAGATCAACATGTCGCTGTCGCGGCCGGTCTCGGACGAGGAGCGCCGCCTGCTCATGGCGTCGCTGTCCCAGGCCGAGCAGGCCCGCGACGAGCTCGACCGGCAGATCTTCCAGCCGCCGACGATCCCGGGCGGCGTCCCTGCCGAGTACCACTTCTTCCACGGCAACGTCCTGCTGCGGCTGCAGCGGGTCGACGACGCCGTGGCGCAGTATCGCGAGGCGCTCAAGGTCAAGCCGAACTACCCGGACGCGGCGAACAACCTCGCCGCCCTCTACTTCGCCGCCAAGGTGCCGAAGCTGGCGCTCGAGGTGATCGAGCAGGCCGAAGCGCAGGGCGTCAAGGTCAACCCGGAGCTCAAGAAGGCGGTTCTCGAGGCCGTCAAGCCCTGA
- a CDS encoding DUF2330 domain-containing protein: protein MPRAFPPPRLATAAVALALLAATPVPVAAFCGFYVARADTQLFNHASQVVLVRDGDRTVLTMANDFRGEPKEFALVVPVPTFLERGQIHVGDKAVIDHLDAYTAPRLVEYFDDDPCRRMVYDMAVPAPAAAGATGGQARARALGVTVEATYTVGEYDILILSARESSGLETWLTENGYRVPAGASRVLGSYIKQNLRFFVAKVNLAEQAKLGFTYLRPLQIAYESPRFMLPIRLGMANADGPQELFVYALSRKGRVETTNYRTVRLPSDAEVPLFVKDEFAAFYKAMFDRAVDREERRAVFLEYAWDMGWCDPCAADPLSPKELRDLGVFWLDAPAEPGPRFLAPAQRPTRAVDVFVSRLHVRYDNEHFPEDLVFQETGDRTNFQGRFILRHPWTGKPDCDEGRRYLADLSLRLDQEAQTLANLTGWEIATIRRKMKLDSPPGRESRWWEKLWGDGR, encoded by the coding sequence ATGCCACGAGCCTTCCCGCCCCCCCGCCTGGCCACGGCCGCCGTGGCACTCGCCCTCCTCGCCGCCACGCCGGTGCCGGTCGCTGCTTTCTGCGGCTTCTACGTCGCCCGGGCCGACACCCAGCTGTTCAACCATGCCTCCCAGGTCGTGCTGGTGAGAGACGGCGACCGCACCGTGCTCACGATGGCCAACGACTTCCGCGGGGAGCCGAAGGAGTTCGCCCTCGTCGTGCCGGTGCCGACCTTCCTCGAACGCGGCCAGATCCACGTCGGCGACAAGGCGGTGATCGACCACCTCGACGCCTACACCGCACCACGGCTGGTCGAGTACTTCGACGACGATCCCTGCCGCCGGATGGTCTACGACATGGCCGTGCCCGCGCCGGCCGCCGCCGGAGCCACTGGGGGGCAGGCTCGGGCCCGCGCGCTCGGGGTGACCGTCGAGGCCACCTACACGGTCGGCGAATACGACATCCTGATTCTCTCCGCCCGCGAGAGCTCGGGGCTCGAGACCTGGCTCACCGAGAACGGCTACCGCGTGCCGGCCGGGGCCTCGCGGGTGCTCGGGAGTTACATCAAACAGAACCTGCGTTTCTTCGTCGCCAAGGTGAATCTCGCCGAACAGGCCAAGCTCGGATTCACCTACCTGCGTCCGCTGCAGATCGCCTACGAGTCGCCGCGCTTCATGCTGCCGATCCGTCTCGGCATGGCCAACGCCGATGGCCCGCAGGAGCTCTTCGTCTACGCCCTGTCGCGCAAGGGCCGCGTCGAGACCACCAACTACCGGACCGTCCGCCTGCCGAGCGACGCCGAGGTGCCGCTCTTCGTCAAGGACGAGTTCGCCGCCTTTTACAAGGCGATGTTCGACCGCGCGGTGGACCGAGAGGAGCGCCGCGCCGTGTTCCTCGAATACGCCTGGGACATGGGTTGGTGCGATCCCTGCGCCGCCGACCCCCTCAGCCCGAAGGAGCTTCGCGACCTCGGGGTCTTCTGGCTCGACGCACCGGCCGAACCCGGGCCTCGCTTCCTGGCTCCGGCGCAGCGGCCGACACGCGCTGTCGACGTCTTCGTCTCGCGGCTCCACGTGCGCTACGACAACGAGCACTTCCCCGAGGATCTGGTCTTCCAGGAGACCGGAGACCGGACCAACTTCCAGGGCCGCTTCATCCTTCGCCACCCGTGGACCGGGAAGCCCGACTGCGACGAGGGTCGCCGCTACCTCGCCGACCTCTCCCTCCGTCTCGACCAGGAGGCGCAGACGCTGGCGAACCTGACCGGATGGGAGATCGCTACCATCCGCCGCAAGATGAAGCTCGACAGCCCGCCGGGCCGAGAGTCGCGCTGGTGGGAGAAGCTCTGGGGGGACGGGCGGTAG
- a CDS encoding RnfABCDGE type electron transport complex subunit D codes for MPPARQPAVRFPALFRWMPADARTYQTLVLGSLLAFGLAVLKFPVGGAQIVATLAGGLGSQYLGDRLVAHRAFEPRSALIASLSLCLLLRTGSPWIAAGTAAFAMATKFLIRVRGKHVFNPSNIALVAAMGLAGAWVSPGQWGHLTVFAFALASAGAFVIYRAARAEITAAFLVSWSALLAGRSLWLGEPLAIPLHRLQDGALVLFAFFMISDPRTTPDSRAGRVLFAALVAAGAYVVQFKLFRTNPLLWSLAALSPLVPVIDRLLPGGRFEWAESANRPESKTVTLPCPPTLA; via the coding sequence ATGCCTCCTGCACGCCAGCCGGCCGTTCGCTTCCCCGCCCTCTTCCGTTGGATGCCCGCCGACGCGCGGACCTACCAGACCCTCGTCCTCGGCTCCCTGCTGGCCTTCGGGCTCGCGGTGCTGAAGTTCCCGGTCGGCGGCGCGCAGATCGTCGCCACGCTCGCTGGCGGCCTGGGGTCTCAGTACCTCGGCGACCGCCTCGTGGCACACCGCGCGTTCGAGCCGCGCAGCGCTCTGATCGCCTCTCTCTCGCTCTGCCTGCTGCTGCGGACGGGCTCGCCGTGGATCGCCGCGGGGACCGCGGCCTTCGCCATGGCGACGAAGTTCCTGATTCGCGTCCGCGGCAAGCACGTCTTCAATCCATCGAACATCGCGCTCGTCGCCGCCATGGGCCTTGCCGGAGCGTGGGTCTCCCCCGGCCAGTGGGGACACCTGACGGTCTTCGCCTTCGCCCTGGCGTCCGCCGGTGCCTTCGTCATCTACCGCGCTGCCCGCGCCGAGATCACTGCGGCTTTTCTCGTCTCCTGGAGCGCGCTGCTCGCCGGCCGCTCGCTCTGGCTCGGCGAACCGCTCGCCATTCCGCTTCATCGGCTTCAGGATGGCGCTCTGGTGCTCTTCGCCTTCTTCATGATCTCCGACCCGCGTACCACGCCGGATTCGCGCGCTGGCCGGGTGCTCTTCGCGGCGCTGGTCGCCGCCGGGGCCTACGTGGTGCAGTTCAAGCTCTTCCGCACCAACCCGCTGCTCTGGTCGCTCGCCGCGCTCTCGCCCCTGGTGCCGGTCATCGACCGGCTGCTGCCCGGAGGTCGATTCGAGTGGGCCGAATCGGCGAACCGACCCGAGTCGAAGACCGTCACGCTGCCCTGTCCGCCGACCCTCGCCTGA
- a CDS encoding ATP-binding protein: MESYEKLGVFYLGRTRDAATRQTTATPLLYDARDLTTHAVCVGMTGSGKTGLCLGLLEEAAIDGIPAIIVDPKGDLGNLLLTFPDLRAEDFQPWVDPDDAARKGLTPEALAAETAAKWRQGLASWDQDGDRIRRLREAAEFAIYTPGSDAGRPVSVLASFAAPPAEVLADGDLYRDRIATAATSLLGLVGISADPLRSREHILLSTLFDTAWRAGRDIDIAGLIRDVQKPPIAQVGVLDLETFYPAGERFQLALALNNVIAAPSFSSWLQGDPLAIDRLLYTDAGKPRHAIFSIAHLSDAERMFFVSLLLNQTLGWMRTRPGSTSLRALFYMDEIFGFLPPVAAPPSKKPMLTLLKQARAFGLGVVLATQNPVDLDYKALANIGTWFLGRLQTDQDRSRVLEGLFGGQAAEPGSPRSVVEQGLSQVGSRVFLMHNVHDEAPTLFESRWVMSYLAGPMSREQIKRIEGARAQQAATASPTQTGAVVGDRTPAAGQATTRRASARPVVPADVPEVFLAARSAVDEITYLPYLLGQVRVSFRHVKLADAVRRESTLLAELPDGAAAVDWLNAERLGDGMPDLLPAPRDGATFGDVPVGALKAASLKRWATTLQDTLAREERLDLWLHKPSGTLSSPGESERDFRIRLLDALRSERDRQVDALRRKMAPKASALAERIARAQQAVEREAAQASSQKMQAAISVGATLLSGLFGRKALSSSTLSKASSAARGFSRSQKESQDVENARENLARLEQQRAELEAEVSAEVAAIGQANDLSAVTLETVAVRAKKADVEILRVALAWAPSSPGPAGAPAPAWR, encoded by the coding sequence ATGGAATCCTACGAGAAACTCGGGGTCTTCTACCTGGGACGGACGCGCGACGCGGCGACCCGCCAGACGACGGCCACGCCGTTGCTCTACGATGCGCGCGACCTGACGACCCACGCGGTCTGCGTCGGAATGACCGGCAGCGGCAAGACCGGCCTCTGTCTCGGATTGCTCGAAGAGGCCGCGATCGACGGCATTCCGGCGATCATCGTCGACCCGAAGGGTGATCTCGGGAACCTCCTCCTGACTTTCCCGGACTTGCGGGCGGAGGACTTCCAGCCCTGGGTCGACCCCGACGATGCGGCCCGCAAGGGTCTCACCCCCGAGGCCCTGGCCGCCGAGACGGCGGCGAAGTGGCGGCAGGGGCTGGCGAGTTGGGATCAGGATGGGGATCGGATCCGGCGGCTAAGGGAGGCGGCGGAGTTCGCCATCTACACCCCGGGCAGCGACGCGGGTCGCCCGGTCTCGGTGCTGGCCTCCTTCGCGGCACCGCCGGCCGAGGTCCTGGCCGACGGAGACCTCTACCGGGACCGGATCGCCACGGCCGCCACGAGCCTGCTCGGCCTCGTGGGGATCTCCGCCGATCCGCTGCGCTCGCGCGAGCACATCCTGCTCTCGACGCTTTTCGACACGGCATGGCGGGCCGGACGCGACATCGACATCGCAGGGCTCATCCGCGACGTGCAGAAGCCGCCGATCGCGCAGGTCGGCGTGCTCGATCTGGAGACGTTCTACCCGGCCGGCGAGCGCTTCCAGCTCGCCCTGGCGCTCAACAACGTCATCGCCGCGCCGAGCTTCTCCTCCTGGCTTCAGGGCGACCCGCTGGCGATCGACCGATTGCTCTATACCGACGCGGGCAAGCCGCGGCATGCCATCTTCTCGATCGCGCATCTCTCCGATGCCGAGCGGATGTTCTTCGTCTCGCTGCTGCTCAACCAGACCCTCGGGTGGATGCGCACCCGCCCGGGCTCGACGAGCCTGCGCGCGCTCTTCTACATGGACGAGATCTTCGGTTTCCTGCCGCCGGTCGCCGCACCGCCGTCGAAGAAGCCGATGCTCACCCTGCTCAAGCAGGCGCGTGCCTTCGGACTCGGCGTCGTGCTGGCGACGCAGAACCCGGTCGATCTCGACTACAAGGCGCTGGCCAACATCGGCACCTGGTTCCTCGGCAGGCTGCAGACCGACCAGGATCGCTCACGAGTGCTCGAAGGGCTCTTCGGCGGGCAGGCGGCCGAGCCCGGCTCGCCGCGGTCGGTCGTCGAGCAGGGTCTCTCGCAAGTCGGCAGCCGCGTCTTCCTCATGCACAACGTGCACGACGAGGCGCCGACCCTGTTCGAGAGCCGCTGGGTGATGTCGTACCTCGCCGGACCGATGTCGCGCGAGCAGATCAAGCGGATCGAAGGAGCCCGGGCTCAGCAGGCAGCGACGGCCTCGCCGACCCAGACCGGCGCGGTGGTGGGCGACCGCACGCCGGCGGCCGGGCAGGCGACGACGCGGCGTGCTTCCGCACGGCCCGTCGTCCCGGCAGATGTGCCGGAGGTCTTCCTGGCCGCGCGGTCGGCGGTCGACGAGATCACCTACCTCCCCTACCTGCTCGGTCAGGTCCGGGTGAGCTTCCGCCACGTCAAGCTCGCCGACGCGGTGCGCCGCGAGTCGACCCTCCTCGCCGAGCTCCCCGACGGTGCCGCCGCGGTCGACTGGCTGAACGCCGAACGGCTGGGGGATGGCATGCCCGATCTGCTGCCCGCGCCGCGGGACGGTGCGACCTTCGGCGACGTCCCGGTGGGTGCCCTCAAGGCGGCGTCGCTCAAACGCTGGGCGACGACCCTCCAGGACACCTTGGCCCGCGAGGAGCGCCTCGACCTCTGGTTGCACAAGCCGAGCGGGACCTTGTCGAGCCCGGGCGAGAGCGAGCGCGACTTCCGCATCCGCCTCCTCGACGCCTTGCGTTCCGAGCGCGACCGTCAGGTCGATGCCCTGCGACGGAAGATGGCGCCGAAGGCGAGCGCGCTCGCCGAGCGGATCGCCCGGGCGCAGCAGGCGGTCGAGCGAGAGGCGGCGCAGGCCTCGAGCCAGAAGATGCAAGCGGCGATCTCGGTCGGGGCGACCCTCTTGTCGGGCCTCTTCGGTCGCAAGGCGCTCTCCTCCTCGACGCTCAGCAAGGCCTCGAGCGCGGCGCGCGGATTCAGTCGCTCGCAGAAGGAGTCGCAGGACGTCGAGAACGCTCGCGAGAACCTGGCTCGGCTCGAGCAGCAGCGGGCGGAGCTCGAGGCGGAGGTGAGCGCGGAGGTCGCTGCCATCGGACAGGCGAACGACCTCTCGGCCGTCACCCTGGAGACGGTGGCGGTTCGCGCGAAGAAGGCGGACGTCGAGATCCTGCGGGTCGCGCTGGCTTGGGCGCCGAGCTCCCCGGGACCGGCCGGGGCTCCGGCGCCGGCTTGGCGCTGA